GGCCGCTGAGCTGGTCCTGGTCGCGCCAAGGAAGCAGGCCCAGCTCTTCGGAGGCTGGCCACGGCTGTCCCTCGTCCCCATGGAGTATCCGCGCGGGGGTGGGCTGGCTGCCCGGCTGGGACAATGGCCCGCGCTGCACGACCAAGTGCGCCTTCTGGCTGGCAGCGCCCCGGATGATGGGCGCACCCTGCTCTTCGATCCCGACAGCCGGCTGACCCAGCTGGGTCTCCTGCCGGCCCTCCATGCCGACTGCACCCGTCTCTTCCCTTCCCGCCAGGCCTTGCCCGGCCTGCTCGGCCCCTCCCTGTCGGCCCTGGCCAACGACTGGCTGGACAGTGTGCTTGGCCCCGGCCCCTTTGCCTGGCCAGCGGTCTGGCTGGCCCCGGAGGACCAGGCGCGGGCAGCGGCGTTCCGGAGCCGCCTGACCGCCGCCGGCTGCCGGCATCTCGTGGTGGTCAACCTCGGGGTGGGTGGCAACGATCGCAAGCGGGTGGCTGGTGATTTCGAGGCCCAGCTTGTCTGTGGCCTGGCCAGGATGAGACCCGATACGGTGGTGGTCCTGGACTGCGGCGCCGGCGACGAAGGGGTGGCGCGCTGCCGGCTGGTGCTGGACGAGGCCGCCGGCCAGGGCCTGGCCAGCTGCCTCGTCCGGGAGGCCGAGATTCTGGAGCGCTTGCCCGTCCAGGGTTGCGGGGTGATCGGGGTCCAGGGATCCCTGGCCACCGTGGCCGGTCTCATCAACGTCGCCGACGGCTTTCTGGGCTACGACTCGGCCTGCGGCCACCTGGCGGCCGCCTTGGCGCGGCCGGCCGTGACCATCTTTGCCGGCGCCCCGCACCGCCGCTTCATCGAGCGCTGGCAGCCCCTGTCCCGGGCGGCTGGCCAGACCCTGGTGGCCGAGCCGGAGATGGCGCCGGCCGCGCTGGTCGGCCAAGTGGAGACGGCCATGGCAACGGTGCTGGCAGCCGCGGCCGGGAGCCGCCCATGAGCAGCCGGGCAGCACCGGCCCCGGAGCTGGCCGCGGCAGTGGCCCGCTTCCCCCAGGCCCGCATCCTGGTGGTGGGCGACGTCATTGTCGACCATTTCATCTGGGGCCAGGTGAGCCGCATCTCCCCCGAGGCGCCGGTGCCGGTGGTCAACGTGCGGCGGGAGAGTCTTCTTCTCGGGGGCGCTGCCAACGTGCTGCACAACATCCGGGCCCTGGGGGGTCAGGCCTGCCTGTGCGGGGTGGTGGGCAGCGACCCCGCCGGTGACCGGCTTTTCGAGCTGCTGGACGCCATCGACGCGCCGGCCACCGCCATCCTGCGCCACCCTGACCGCCCCACCTCCATCAAGACCCGGGTCATCGCCCACCACCAGCAGGTGGTTCGTTTCGACCGGGAGACCTGTGCCGATCTGGACCCCGCCAGCGCCGCCGCCCTGCTGGCCATGATCGGCCACGCCTTGGGGCAGGTGCAGGTGGTGATCGTCTCCGATTACGGCAAAGGGGTGGTCACCGGAGACCTGATGGCCGGTCTGGTGCCCATGGCTCGGGCGAAGGGCATCCCGGTGGTGGTGGATCCCAAGCCGCAGCACCGGGATCTCTTTGCTGGCGTCGGCCTGATCACCCCCAACCAGCTGGAGGCGGAGCGAATGGCCGGCCTGCCGGTGGACAGCGAGGCCGATCTGGTGGCCGCGGCCCAGGGCCTCCGGGAGCGCCTGGCCTGCGAGGCCGTGCTGGTGACCCGGGGCGAGGCCGGCATGACCCTGGTGGAACGGGACCGGCCGGCCTTGACCATCCCCACCCAGGCCCGGGAGGTGTTCGATGTCACCGGCGCCGGTGACACAGTGATCGCCACCCTGGCCCTGGGCCTGGCCGCCGGGCTGCCCCTGGCGGCTGCTGCCGCTCTGGCCAATGTCGCTGCCGGCATCGTGGTCGGCAAGCTGGGTACCGCCACCACCAGCCCCCAGGAGCTGACCGCCGCCCTGGCTGCGGCCGGCGCCGGGGATCCAGGAGCACCATGACTGACCGCCCCCTGAGCATGACCTCCTTCGGTCGCGGCCTGGCCGGCGAGCCGCCCCGCACCTGGACGGTGGAAATCCGTTCGGTGAACCACCGGTACTGCGAGATCAACGTCCGCCTGCCCCGGAGCCTTTCCGCCCTGGAGGATCGGGTCAGACGCGCGGTGGCCGGCGCCTTCGGCCGCGGCCGCATCGACGTCACCATCGACCAGGGCGGCGGGCCCCAGGCCGCCGTGCGCCTGTCCCTCAACACCGACCTCGCCCGCCAGTACCACGATTGTCTGCGGGAGCTGGCCACCAGCCTCGGCCTGCCGTTTTCAGCGGACCTGGCCCTGGTGGCGGCCTATCCGGATGTGATCGCCGCCACCCCGGTGAGCGACGATCCGGAAGGGGCCTGGCCCCTGGTGGCGGCCGCCCTGGAGCAGGCCCTGGCCGCAGCCCATGCCATGCGGGCCGCCGAAGGCCGGCATCTGCAGGCTGACCTTCTGGCCCGCCTGGACACCTTCGCCGCCACGGTCCAGGGCATCGAAGCCCAGGCGCCGGAGCTGGCCGCCCGCCGGCGGCAGGCCACGGAAGAGCGCCTGCAGCAGCTGCTGGGCACTTCCGGCCTGGACCCGGTCCGCCTGGCCCAGGAGTGCGCCATCCTCACCGATCGGACCGATGTCACGGAAGAGCTGGTGCGCCTGACCAGCCACCTGGGACAGTTCCGGAGCTTCCTCGCCCAGGACGAGCCGGTCGGCCGGCGCCTGGATTTCCTGGCCCAGGAGATCCTACGGGAGCTCAACACCCTGGGCGCCAAGATCAACGAGGCCGGCACCAGCCACGCCATCGTCGAGCTGAAGAACGAGCTGGAGCGGATCAGAGAGCAGGTGCAGAACATCGAGTGAGGTGCAGGATCATGGACGGCAAGGTCATCAATGTCGGGTTCGGCAACATCATTCTGGCCAGCCGCATGCTGGCGGTGGTCAATCCCAAGTCGTCGCCGGCCAAAAAGCTCAAGGACGACGCCAAGGCCAACAGCCGGCTGGTGGATGCCACCGAGGGCCGGCGCACCCGCTCGGTGATCGTCCTGGACAGCGGCCACGTGGTCCTGTCCTCGGTGCAGCCGGAGACCATCGCCCTGCGCCTGGCCACCTCCGGCGACGGCAAGATCGAGGCCCGGCTGCCGTGAGCGGTGGCAGTCTGTTCGTGGTCTCCGCCCCTTCCGG
This genomic stretch from Thermodesulfobacteriota bacterium harbors:
- a CDS encoding glycosyltransferase family 9 protein translates to MDHDDTTSSDPKTEPRPLGERLAALAAGLAHQALDSQELDWVLVGGLCELACAADPTMSDLATTALYTRAVERLCDDFSQAGVWATNRLLACLIQEVRRRLPWGQELDRRLAEHGLASPAQLVERCELLARPRPVENRHRVERCLVLSRVTIGADIAITSVLLQRLAAAFPAAELVLVAPRKQAQLFGGWPRLSLVPMEYPRGGGLAARLGQWPALHDQVRLLAGSAPDDGRTLLFDPDSRLTQLGLLPALHADCTRLFPSRQALPGLLGPSLSALANDWLDSVLGPGPFAWPAVWLAPEDQARAAAFRSRLTAAGCRHLVVVNLGVGGNDRKRVAGDFEAQLVCGLARMRPDTVVVLDCGAGDEGVARCRLVLDEAAGQGLASCLVREAEILERLPVQGCGVIGVQGSLATVAGLINVADGFLGYDSACGHLAAALARPAVTIFAGAPHRRFIERWQPLSRAAGQTLVAEPEMAPAALVGQVETAMATVLAAAAGSRP
- the rfaE1 gene encoding D-glycero-beta-D-manno-heptose-7-phosphate kinase, translated to MSSRAAPAPELAAAVARFPQARILVVGDVIVDHFIWGQVSRISPEAPVPVVNVRRESLLLGGAANVLHNIRALGGQACLCGVVGSDPAGDRLFELLDAIDAPATAILRHPDRPTSIKTRVIAHHQQVVRFDRETCADLDPASAAALLAMIGHALGQVQVVIVSDYGKGVVTGDLMAGLVPMARAKGIPVVVDPKPQHRDLFAGVGLITPNQLEAERMAGLPVDSEADLVAAAQGLRERLACEAVLVTRGEAGMTLVERDRPALTIPTQAREVFDVTGAGDTVIATLALGLAAGLPLAAAAALANVAAGIVVGKLGTATTSPQELTAALAAAGAGDPGAP
- a CDS encoding YicC/YloC family endoribonuclease, which translates into the protein MTDRPLSMTSFGRGLAGEPPRTWTVEIRSVNHRYCEINVRLPRSLSALEDRVRRAVAGAFGRGRIDVTIDQGGGPQAAVRLSLNTDLARQYHDCLRELATSLGLPFSADLALVAAYPDVIAATPVSDDPEGAWPLVAAALEQALAAAHAMRAAEGRHLQADLLARLDTFAATVQGIEAQAPELAARRRQATEERLQQLLGTSGLDPVRLAQECAILTDRTDVTEELVRLTSHLGQFRSFLAQDEPVGRRLDFLAQEILRELNTLGAKINEAGTSHAIVELKNELERIREQVQNIE
- a CDS encoding DUF370 domain-containing protein, with protein sequence MDGKVINVGFGNIILASRMLAVVNPKSSPAKKLKDDAKANSRLVDATEGRRTRSVIVLDSGHVVLSSVQPETIALRLATSGDGKIEARLP